The genomic stretch GCCTGTTGGTAGCCTTGTTGAAAAAGCCTGAAGGTGGTCTTTTGATACAAACGCCCAATGCCGTATCATTGAATAAGCGACTGATGATGCTTCGAGGGTTGAATCCCTTCGAATTACTTCGAGAGGATTTTGAATTCAAAGGCCATATTCGGGAGTATACCATGGGTGAGCTCGTGAATTATGGGCTAAACGTGGGTCTTTCCGTATGGAGGAAAGCATTTTGCAGCTATTGGCCGCACCTTTGCACAAACGCAATCGAGCGGTCTATGCAGACACTCCTCCCACCCTTAAGACCGGGTCTGACCGTTTTTTTTCGCTCATGAAATTGGTCGCAATAGACGAACCATCTTTTCAAGGCCCGTGCCGTTACAAGACGCCACGCCGAACGATCGTTCGGACAACGGGGACCCCGAAGGTGGAGAACCAAGCAATGACATGGTGGCCGTGAGCAATTCTTCCACCAAATGTCAAGTGGCAAGGTGTTAAAGGATTATGACCAAGGAATCAGCATACGAAGGTTACCTCGACGGGTTGAAAGATAGGACGTTGTATGGATGGTGTTATAAACCATCTGAACCGACCGTACCCGTGGCGGTTGATCTATTTGTCGACAATATGCTTGTTACCCGTGTTCCATCTTACGAGTATCGTGAAGATTTGCTGAAAGCCGGAAAAGGCGACGGAAGGCATTCCTTTCACTATGATATGTCTAATTGCGTACCCGACGATGATGCAATTCACATGATTAGCACTAGAGTATCGGGAACCGACGTCGAATTATCTGAAAGCCCCATCCTTGTGCGGAATTCCGATCAAATCTCCATAAGATGCTATTTCCCTTGGAATAATCTTTATATCGGAACATCCGGGCAGGTGCACACCTGTCAATGCCCCAGTTGGTTAGGGAGCCCCAATTACTCGATAGGCGATATAAAAAAACAGTCTTATGACCAGCTGTGGAACGGACCGAAAATACGTCGCTATCGTGAAGCTTTTATCAAAGATAATCATAAGAAATTCTGCCGGGAATCGATTTGTCCTTATTTAAACGGTACCGATCGGCAGATCCCGCCCGGCCTGGAGGTCATACGGGCCATCAATAATCGTCGGATGGAACTGGACTTTGGAGCTTCCGATTTGGTCTACGACGTTAATGATGGATGCAATCTGAGATGTATCATGTGTCGTAAGGATATCAAACCGGTTGACAAACAGGCGGTTCACGATGCAGTGGTTAACATTAGGGAAATTGCGCTGGCCGGCCATCTGCAAAGCATTACTGTTTCCGGTGCGGGAGAGGTGTTTTTGTTCGATGAATTTATCGATCTATTGCGCTCGGACTTCTTTTCTTCCCATGGAATTACCGTAAATTTGATCTCCAATCTAACTCTCTTTACGCCTAAGATATGGGATGAAATCAAACACAATAAAATTGTACTGTCGGTTTCCGTCGACGGAGCCACCAAACAAACCTATGAAAGCATCAGAAGAGGGTCAAAGTGGGAAAACGTCCATAAAAAACTAGTATATGTGGCTGATTTGCTGAATAAAGGCGAGATAGAGGTGGTTAACTTGGGTTGCGTTATCACTTCCAAGAATGCGCACGAAATCGACAAAGTGATTGAATTGGTCAAAGAATTGGGCTTCAATCTGATGTTCTTATCCCATCGGGGTCGACT from Deltaproteobacteria bacterium encodes the following:
- a CDS encoding SPASM domain-containing protein is translated as MTKESAYEGYLDGLKDRTLYGWCYKPSEPTVPVAVDLFVDNMLVTRVPSYEYREDLLKAGKGDGRHSFHYDMSNCVPDDDAIHMISTRVSGTDVELSESPILVRNSDQISIRCYFPWNNLYIGTSGQVHTCQCPSWLGSPNYSIGDIKKQSYDQLWNGPKIRRYREAFIKDNHKKFCRESICPYLNGTDRQIPPGLEVIRAINNRRMELDFGASDLVYDVNDGCNLRCIMCRKDIKPVDKQAVHDAVVNIREIALAGHLQSITVSGAGEVFLFDEFIDLLRSDFFSSHGITVNLISNLTLFTPKIWDEIKHNKIVLSVSVDGATKQTYESIRRGSKWENVHKKLVYVADLLNKGEIEVVNLGCVITSKNAHEIDKVIELVKELGFNLMFLSHRGRLPTKWDNIFESCDIEKLDMVHDLIEGCGGFDINRINLGSCGILKDRKYRQFSYRMEMADYQMRMYGDVEMANRIVQECVNDINDGVIEVDQSQLSGYAKFLDTRSYSGKSPVAVLKDIHARILAANRAEAMPRRISHIVGNDREQQLGKEGHQGESTHDRSGMKAGVVHRFIRRTSLEILQAVFTFSRKALYAIRHGLKDREDHT